A single genomic interval of Microbacterium sp. zg-Y1090 harbors:
- a CDS encoding DUF4244 domain-containing protein — protein MTRRTSAPIPVLTRGRAARLLADETGAATAEYAVATMAAVAFAGLLVVIMRSDEVRGILTDLVRRALTVA, from the coding sequence ATGACCCGAAGAACATCCGCCCCGATCCCCGTCCTCACACGCGGCCGCGCGGCGCGGCTGCTCGCCGACGAGACCGGCGCCGCGACAGCGGAGTACGCCGTCGCCACCATGGCCGCTGTCGCTTTCGCGGGCCTGCTGGTGGTGATCATGCGCTCCGACGAGGTGCGCGGCATCCTCACCGATCTCGTGCGCCGCGCACTCACGGTGGCCTGA
- a CDS encoding TadE family type IV pilus minor pilin: MNRRRWDDRGSASAELAVALPAVVVVCALLLGALTAASRQVRLEQGAAQGARLAARGEGDARVQDAVSRAVTGAAAAIGSDGDLVCVTATAPAGLPLPLGELRATACAVGEAR, encoded by the coding sequence ATGAACCGCCGCCGGTGGGACGACCGAGGCTCGGCCTCCGCCGAGCTCGCGGTCGCCCTGCCTGCGGTGGTCGTCGTCTGCGCTCTTCTGCTCGGAGCGCTCACGGCCGCGTCGCGTCAGGTTCGCCTCGAGCAGGGCGCGGCGCAGGGCGCACGGCTGGCGGCGCGGGGTGAGGGTGACGCACGCGTGCAGGATGCCGTGTCCCGCGCGGTCACCGGTGCCGCCGCGGCCATCGGCTCCGATGGCGACCTCGTATGCGTTACCGCCACCGCGCCGGCGGGCCTGCCCCTGCCGCTCGGTGAGCTGCGTGCGACCGCGTGCGCCGTGGGCGAGGCCCGCTGA
- a CDS encoding Rv3654c family TadE-like protein produces MPGTVAVVGVLASSMLLGASLLAVGSAAVWSQRLSGAADAAALAAADAASGAVAGVPCERAAQVAATVGAQVLACELDGLVATVTLGATYGAMPVAVAARAGPPPAPPPVAP; encoded by the coding sequence ATGCCCGGGACGGTCGCCGTCGTCGGCGTGCTCGCATCCAGCATGCTGCTGGGCGCCTCGCTGCTGGCCGTCGGATCGGCCGCGGTGTGGAGTCAGCGACTGTCGGGCGCCGCCGACGCCGCCGCGCTCGCGGCCGCCGACGCGGCATCCGGTGCCGTCGCAGGCGTGCCGTGCGAGCGCGCCGCGCAGGTCGCCGCGACCGTGGGGGCACAGGTGCTCGCGTGCGAGCTCGACGGCCTCGTGGCCACCGTCACCCTGGGGGCGACGTACGGGGCCATGCCCGTTGCGGTGGCCGCTCGTGCAGGTCCGCCGCCGGCTCCGCCTCCCGTCGCGCCCTGA